The following nucleotide sequence is from Natronobeatus ordinarius.
ATGGGTGAAGAAGAATACACTGTAGTTGGTGGGCTCCACGGTGGCGAGCATGGTATGATCAAGATGGCACCGCTGGAACTCCGGTTAGACAACAGCGACATGGGGGGACTGTCCACGCTTCGTCATCACGAAGTCGGAGCTCCGGTGTGGTTCATTCATGATGCGATCGAGGGCGGTGTCGGGTTCGCACACAGTGTCTACGAACACTTCCAAGCGGTCGCCCTGCGGACTGTTGAGCGAATTGATGGCTGTGATTGTGGGCGTGACGTTGGCTGTCCCGCATGCTTGATGAGCAGCCAGTGTGGGAATCAGAACGAGCCGCTTCATCGGCCAGCAGCGCTCAGCCTTCTCCGTGCTGCGCTTGAACAAGTTGAGGATGCAACTACCAACTAAATACGCGTACGCCGTGGTCTTTGTGAATTGTCACGATACCGGCGTTGATGAGGCGCATGTTTGGGGGATCGAGACGCTGTTCCGGTGTAAGACTACCCGATTCGATAGATGAACCATATCGGTTTGCCGTCAGCCCCGCGGCTGTTGAGAAGGGGTTTAGATGTACTTGTATATTGTCGATAGGGTTGTAGACCATGGAATCGAGACGGGCTGAGCAAACCAGCAAAACTTCTTAACCAACAATCGTAGGTTCTCGCTTCTCGTTGTTGGTTAACACACGAGGACGTATATTCCCCTACCCTCCAGCAGTGGAACGTCCGATGAGATCGCCAAATGCCCCGATTCCAATATATTGTTCAATATGCCATCAGAGTCTTCGAGTCGAAGAAGAGATCCGTCCTGCTGACAGCAAGATGGATGACTAGAAAAACTAATTAAAGGAATGCTGTCGACGGGGAGTTCGGCGCTATGGAGAGCGATCGTTACTCGAGACGCTGTCGTCTCATTGGTTTCTTTCATTTATTCACCTATGGGGGTACGTTCGATTCCCTCGCGCCCCCTTGGGGGTCGAAAAACCATTCCCAGCTGTTACCCTCTGGCGTTACTGGTCGGTTTTACTCTCAAGAACAGCAACGATATCAGATAGATCGAAGAGACGAAGATCGTCACGCTCGTCTGCAGCTTCCTCGACCGAGCGTTTGAACCCGGAGCGGCTGAATAAGGCGAATTCATACGTCGGCTTACCACCTCCGGTGGGTGTCCAGTCGATGTGCTCCACGTCGTCTTCGAGATCCGAAAGCACGTCATAGCCGAGGGGAGCGTTGGTAAATTTCGCTTCGCCAACGATCAGCGTTGACTCGTCAGTTGGTGCGACGACATCTACCTCCTGGCCCTTGTACCACCACTGGCTTGGCACCTGTGTGAGCTGGTAGTCTGCATAGAGCGCCGGCACCGCTTGGTGACAGAGCGATTCGAACGTTTCGCTGACGAAGTCGGGCAGTTCCGGTTCGATAAGGTCCTCGTAGGCGTTCTCGCCGTAGAGTTCGTATTGCCCCCCGCGGCCGTAGAGATACCGAAAGTAAAACCGGAATACGGGATCCCGGATCTGGTATCGCGTCCGCTTGCTGCGTGCCGGGTCGGCGAGTGCTGGATGGTGTTTCTCGATGATCTGGAGCGTTTCCAGCCGGTCGAAGTAGTACGACGTGTTGGTACTCTCGATGCCGGCTCCCTGGGCGATCTCGTTTCGACTGCGGTTCCCGCTGGCCATCGATTCCAGGACGGAGAAATACGTGTTCACCTCGTTGAGCTCCATCTGGAGGACGGTTTCGGGCTCGTCGTGGAGTGGGCCATCCGGGTCGCACAACAGCCGCGTGATGTTCTCTCCGAGGCTCTGTGATGGATCGAGAGGGCTGAGATATCGGGGTGTGCCGCCGAAGACGCCATAGACGAACACCCGTTCTTCGGGATCGTACGTCGGCACGAACTCTTGGATGGAACGAAACGGCAGCTGGGTGAGTTCGAGGCGGCCATTCGGTGTCTGGGATACCCGGCCGTAGAGTGGCGCACCGCCATCGAGGACGTGGGTATGAATCATGCCGATTGCAGAGCCTGTGAGTACGAGCGTCGCCTGACTCTCGTCGACGGCTGTATCCCACAGGTGTTGAATGACCGATGGAAGCCCCTCGTTCGATTCAATGAGGTACGGGAATTCGTCAATGACGATGATGGCGTCTCTGTCGGTGAGGTACGTTAAGAGCGGTTCCCATTCTTCTTTGACAGCCGTGATGTCTGGATAGGTCGTCGCTGCTGCCTCGACGAATCGCCTGAGCTGTGTCGTCGCTGTTCCTTGGACTGCCTGATAGTACACGGCATCGTCGCGGTCGGCAATCGATTGACGGACGAGTTCGCTCTTGCCGATCTGGCGGCGCCCATAGATAATCGCGAGTTCTGCAGCGTCACTCTCATACAGGGCCTGCAACCGATCGAGTTCATCGATACGATTGACGAACTGGTCCATACTCCCAGTCATGGTGGGAGAGACATACGTGTTCCGAAGTTAGGAAACAGACTATAATAGTCTGGACTATAATATTCGAAACTCTAATCCAGTGGGCCAATTATTCGAGCTACCACCCACAAAGGCTCCGATAGGCATTTCCGAATGTCTCATCAGTCCTCTTGTGAGCGGATTTCGTTGGCCTGCTGTTCAAGCCGGCGGAGGATCTGGACACGCTGCTGATTCGCGTTCTCGTAGGCGACGCACGCTCGCAGCGTCTCCATGTCGTGAATCGTTACGATACCGGCGTTGATGAGCCGCGTGTTTGGTGGCTCGAGACGCTGTTTTGGCGTAAGACCGCCCGGTTCTACAGATTGATCTGATGGATCACTCACTGATGTTCGCCTCCGCGCTTTTGAGGCGAGAAAAACGGCTCTAGGTTAACCTGCTTCCGTGACCGGCTATCAGCTGCACGTCACGCACTCAGACCCCACCGAACATCGTCTTCGACTGCCTGCAGTTCGCGTTCTGCACGCTTGACGCAGTCACGTCCAACGAGTTCGATCGCTGGTTCTCGATCGATTTCGTCATTCACGTACCGCGAGAGCACCCGTTCGGTGAGATCCGTGGCCATGTCTCCGCCATTGCTCTACGATGAATTAAACATCCCTGGATACTCTGATGGCAGCCCAGGTTAGTTTGGGCGGTAGTTCGCGTCAGTGTCGACGTCGTCGTACATCCGTCCGAGCATGTCGAGCGCCGACTCGAAGGTTGCGTAGTACTCGTTTGCGAACGCAACGGTTTCCTGGAGCGGGATGACGGGCCGTCCGTCGACCATTTCGGCATCGATCTGTGGCCGCGGCTCCAGAACGACCTGGATGGCGCCATCGAAGTCTTCAGCCGGTTGGCGCTCCTCCGCAGTCGGGATTCCGAATCGGTCGAAGAACGCCGCCCAGGCGTCAAGGTCAGACTCGTGGACGGCGATGAAAAGTGGATAGTCCTCCGGGTCGCGAGCGACCTGGTAGCCACCCCGAGTCCAGACGTAGACGGCATCGATGCCAGTGTAAGCATACTCCATTCCCGCAAACTGCGAGAGGACGTACGCTTCCGAAATCGACGGTGGCGAGATGTCTGCTGCCGCCGTCAGGAACTCGAGACCGACGTCTCGGATTGTCTGATCGACGAGATGGAGTCCATCGTCGTACGCGACGTATCCCGCCTCCTCGAGCCGATTCACGACGCGACGAATCGTCTCTCGGTTCTCGTCGATCTTCCGCGCGACACCGGAGATGGAATCATCTGAGTCGAGTGCGAGGATGACCTTGAGTTCCTTCTCACCGCACACTTCGTACATTCTATGGCTACACAATTCTGTGCAATAGTCAAAAGAAATACTATTCGTGTGGGTCGGCTGGCTGGATCTGGCGAGTGTCCTCAGCGAGGCTGATTCCAACGAAGTAGCTGATTATCGGTTGAATCATCACAATTTATCATCTGGCGGTGCGAGGCGTTAGCCGGCGAACTGCTGTGTCAGAAAACAGGTAGAACCTTCAGTCGTGGTTGGTGTCTTCGTTCACACGCCGATTTTCGACTGCCGCGAGCCCAGACGGTCAACGGTGAGAAAAATTGGCTGATAGCTTAGCTACGCCGGTAGCGGTGATACTTTTCGCGCCTCACGCATAAATGCGAGAGAGGATCGTGATAGTTCCATCCACACTCGATAAATGCGCCGCCCGGTCGGACGAGTTCTGCGAGTTTTTGTCGATCAGGGCCGCGTTGACGGTCGTGTATCTCGTCGTATGGTCGTCGGCTTGTGTCTGGTCGAACGGCGGGTCAAAGACGATGCTATCGAACGGTCTGACTCGAACCCCTCGTCAATCGCCGTCACGTCATAATGAACGGTAGACTCTCGTTCGAGGTTGATATCGTTTTGACGACTCCGCTATCGTGTGAGAGGTGCGTCTTCCCAGCGCAGGCGTTCAGCACGCGCCTCTCGATATTCTCTTTAACGGCTTTGCTGAACCCTTCTTCTTCAGACATCATCCGTCTTTAGCTAATACTCAGAGTAATACCGAATAACACCGTTTTGGAGGTGGGTTTCGTCAGTATACGACCGCTGCGGGGCGAAAAAGCAGTCTCTGCATTATCTGTACTGTTGACTCTCAGCCGCATCAGCGGTTCAGCCGCTAGATTCGTTCGACTAATACCATTAAGCATAATTCTGCCACGGAGTATAACCAGCAGTCTTAGCTAAAGACGAATGCTTCAGACATATTCTCCTCTGAAACAGCCGTTCGATGAGAGCTGCGGATTGATCAAATCGGGGTTTGAGCTTCCCGAAGACATATGAGGACTCATCTCAAATATTTGATTATGAATCGACGGAAGTTCCTTGCTGTCGGTGGTCTTGGTCTTGGGACAGGAGGGTATCTCGCATGGAACAGATTTCAATCTCCGTCAATACCCGATGGTATGACCGTAGAGACGTTATATCTCGAACGAAATGTCTTCGACCCACGTGATGTCTTTGCCCTGAGGGAAGAGTCTTATACACTTATTGCAGACGAAGAAACTGCAGCCAGCGAATTTGACGATGTTGAACAAGTATCTGCTTTTAGTGACGATACTGATTTCGACGAATCCTATATTCTTGTTGTTCAAAACGGAATGCGATCTGAAGACGATCTCGAATTAGATGGGATTGAACGCACTGAAGACGGACTTCAGGTTGCTGTTTCTATAGATCAACCACTTATCCCCGACCATGATGATCTCATTACACATTCGCTTCTTATTCGGATTACTGATGAGAAAACCGTACCCGATTCAATAGATGTCAGTATAGCCGGCTATTGATGATCGGATTACTCTATCAGTAGATAGTAGCGCGATTTCTTTATTCAGAATCGGCCCTGAAACTGAATCAGGGCAGTTCGGTCATTACACGTGCAGAAGTACCTTTTTCCGCCTCGGGATTCCTCGCTACGCTCGGAACCGCTCGGCGCAAAAATCTACGCTAAAAAGGCCGCTCGCTCCCGATGGTCGCTCGCGGGTGCTGCACCTTTGGCTCAACCGCAGCGGTAACGCCTTGCCCTATACTGAACGCGAGTTTCACGCACTACTCTGAATAAAGAAACCGTATTACCAACTACTGCTATCAAATTTCAATACCTTCTGTTAGTCTCTGTGTTATGTAGGTCACCTGTAGTGAACGTGACAAGTCAATGTCTTTCATTTACTGAGGGTTCAACAACAGCGTTCATCGATGATATTGATAGCCACTTACCAGTCGGTATCCTTTTAAGTACTGTTTGAATACTATTTCTTCAATACGTGTCGGGTTCGGGAACAGAAGACTTCGGGTCAAACCGAATTAGGATCGATTTCTCCGAAACAGTCTATATTGGCGGCCCTATCGACGTTTCTCTACAGGGACGCCTTCCGTTCGTATCCGAACCAG
It contains:
- a CDS encoding RNA polymerase subunit sigma-70, yielding MYEVCGEKELKVILALDSDDSISGVARKIDENRETIRRVVNRLEEAGYVAYDDGLHLVDQTIRDVGLEFLTAAADISPPSISEAYVLSQFAGMEYAYTGIDAVYVWTRGGYQVARDPEDYPLFIAVHESDLDAWAAFFDRFGIPTAEERQPAEDFDGAIQVVLEPRPQIDAEMVDGRPVIPLQETVAFANEYYATFESALDMLGRMYDDVDTDANYRPN
- a CDS encoding ATP-binding protein; the encoded protein is MDQFVNRIDELDRLQALYESDAAELAIIYGRRQIGKSELVRQSIADRDDAVYYQAVQGTATTQLRRFVEAAATTYPDITAVKEEWEPLLTYLTDRDAIIVIDEFPYLIESNEGLPSVIQHLWDTAVDESQATLVLTGSAIGMIHTHVLDGGAPLYGRVSQTPNGRLELTQLPFRSIQEFVPTYDPEERVFVYGVFGGTPRYLSPLDPSQSLGENITRLLCDPDGPLHDEPETVLQMELNEVNTYFSVLESMASGNRSRNEIAQGAGIESTNTSYYFDRLETLQIIEKHHPALADPARSKRTRYQIRDPVFRFYFRYLYGRGGQYELYGENAYEDLIEPELPDFVSETFESLCHQAVPALYADYQLTQVPSQWWYKGQEVDVVAPTDESTLIVGEAKFTNAPLGYDVLSDLEDDVEHIDWTPTGGGKPTYEFALFSRSGFKRSVEEAADERDDLRLFDLSDIVAVLESKTDQ